Proteins from a single region of Desulfolutivibrio sulfoxidireducens:
- a CDS encoding 4Fe-4S binding protein, producing MSKQAIMAWEDLALGAAILSPGNAKELRTGDWRSLQPQLDEEKCIKCSLCAMYCPEFCISVDAEGFYRPDLYFCKGCGICANECPKDAITMVKGGE from the coding sequence ATGTCCAAGCAAGCGATCATGGCCTGGGAGGACTTGGCGCTGGGCGCGGCGATTCTTTCGCCCGGGAACGCCAAGGAGCTTCGGACCGGCGACTGGCGGAGCCTTCAGCCTCAACTGGACGAGGAAAAATGCATCAAGTGCTCCCTGTGCGCCATGTACTGTCCGGAATTTTGCATCAGCGTGGATGCCGAGGGGTTCTATCGTCCGGACCTGTATTTTTGCAAGGGATGTGGGATATGCGCCAATGAATGTCCCAAGGACGCCATCACGATGGTCAAGGGGGGCGAGTAA
- the porA gene encoding pyruvate ferredoxin oxidoreductase, with protein MGKRIGLEVSLAVAEAVKLANVDVVSAYPITPQTHIVEELSIYVANGDLDAEFIPVESEHSAMSAALGAAAAGARVYTATASQGLALMHEILFIVSGMRMPLVMTVANRALSAPISIWNDHGDIMAERDIGWVQIFAENGQEALDLTLCAFKIAEDKRVLLPMIVNIDGFTLSHVIEPVIIPDHAEVDAFLPPYQPALKLDTANPVTFGPVGVPEMYTEARKQIEQAILGAKPVVKEVLDGFGTAFDRHYTLVEHNGKPGAKTLFVTMGSLGETCMTAVDELLAEGADVGQTRIRLWRPFPMEEFVAACAGAERLVVIDRVLAPGAVCAPVASELKSLFYGRADAPEILSVIAGLGGRDVTVLDFKEMHQQAVSGKLSGNSLMWGVESHAS; from the coding sequence ATGGGCAAGCGCATAGGGCTTGAAGTGTCCCTGGCCGTGGCGGAAGCGGTGAAACTCGCCAATGTGGATGTCGTCTCCGCCTATCCCATCACCCCGCAAACGCATATCGTCGAGGAACTGTCCATTTACGTTGCCAATGGCGATCTGGACGCCGAGTTCATCCCGGTGGAATCCGAGCATTCGGCCATGAGCGCGGCTCTTGGCGCGGCCGCCGCCGGCGCCCGGGTGTATACCGCCACGGCCTCCCAGGGCCTGGCGCTCATGCACGAGATCCTTTTCATCGTCTCCGGCATGCGCATGCCCCTGGTCATGACCGTGGCCAACCGGGCCCTGTCCGCGCCGATCAGCATCTGGAACGACCATGGCGACATCATGGCCGAGCGCGACATCGGCTGGGTGCAGATTTTCGCCGAGAACGGCCAGGAGGCCCTGGATCTGACCTTGTGCGCCTTCAAGATCGCCGAGGACAAGCGGGTTCTTCTGCCCATGATCGTGAACATCGACGGCTTTACCTTAAGCCACGTCATCGAGCCGGTGATCATCCCGGACCATGCCGAGGTGGACGCCTTCTTGCCGCCGTATCAGCCGGCCCTCAAGCTGGACACGGCCAATCCCGTGACCTTTGGCCCGGTGGGCGTGCCCGAGATGTACACCGAGGCCAGAAAGCAGATCGAGCAGGCGATCCTCGGCGCAAAGCCCGTGGTGAAAGAGGTGCTTGACGGGTTCGGCACGGCCTTTGACCGCCACTACACGCTGGTGGAGCACAACGGCAAACCCGGGGCCAAGACCCTTTTTGTGACCATGGGCTCGCTTGGCGAGACGTGCATGACGGCCGTGGACGAGCTTCTGGCCGAGGGCGCGGACGTGGGCCAGACGCGCATCCGGCTGTGGCGGCCGTTCCCGATGGAGGAATTCGTGGCGGCCTGCGCCGGGGCCGAGCGGCTGGTGGTCATCGACCGGGTCCTTGCCCCCGGCGCGGTGTGCGCCCCGGTGGCCTCGGAGCTCAAAAGCCTGTTTTACGGACGTGCGGACGCGCCCGAGATCCTAAGCGTGATTGCCGGCCTGGGCGGCCGCGACGTGACCGTGCTGGACTTCAAGGAGATGCACCAACAGGCGGTTTCCGGGAAGCTTTCCGGCAACTCTTTGATGTGGGGGGTGGAAAGCCATGCT